Proteins encoded together in one uncultured Sphaerochaeta sp. window:
- a CDS encoding alpha-amylase family glycosyl hydrolase, whose translation MATTWWEECIVYQIYPRSFQDTNGDGIGDLQGIIKRMDYLVSLGIDALWLSPIYCSPMADFGYDISDYQNVDPVFGTLDDVDQLIREAHTRNIKIIFDMVFNHTSIEHPWFQESRQSKDNEKADYYIWSDSIPNNWQGAFGKRAWSYDEKRQQYYLHSFLEEQPDLNWRNQEVVDAMFSILTFWLDRGIDGFRLDVINCIFKDKTLRSNPRIVGSRPRPYDMQRHIFDRNRPGTHQKLRMMRQLVDAYPDRMLVGEIMVELPGEPELAASFLGRNRDELHLSFDFSLAYTRFNATKWQRSAKRWCEAIGKNRIPSWVLNNHDIPRIVSRLSGNVAKAKLAALFLLTQRGSIFLYYGEELGLPDSKVPWKSIRDPLGKRYWPVHPGRDPARGPMIWSNEKGFGFTDGESWLPFASNAASYAVAEQEQDASSMLHYYRALIGMRREETVFRRGTCAYLDTNNNHVVCYVREYGDEKRLMLLNFSGRKQRVSIRDKHYPKSDWILRFTSQRMLSDAKAETFILQPWQGCIYSLKSRSS comes from the coding sequence ATGGCAACAACATGGTGGGAAGAGTGTATCGTCTATCAGATCTATCCACGTAGTTTTCAAGATACAAACGGTGATGGAATTGGCGATCTGCAAGGTATCATCAAGAGAATGGATTACCTGGTCTCTCTTGGTATCGATGCGCTATGGCTGAGTCCAATATATTGCTCACCCATGGCTGATTTCGGATATGACATTTCTGACTACCAGAATGTTGACCCAGTATTTGGAACATTGGACGATGTGGATCAATTGATACGGGAAGCGCATACAAGGAATATCAAGATTATATTTGATATGGTGTTCAATCATACTTCTATCGAGCATCCATGGTTCCAGGAGAGTCGGCAATCGAAAGATAATGAAAAGGCTGACTATTATATCTGGAGTGATTCGATACCAAATAATTGGCAAGGAGCATTTGGGAAGAGAGCGTGGAGTTATGATGAAAAGAGGCAGCAATACTATCTACACTCTTTCCTTGAGGAGCAGCCAGATCTTAACTGGAGGAACCAAGAAGTTGTAGATGCAATGTTCTCGATCCTTACATTCTGGTTGGATCGTGGTATCGATGGCTTCCGCCTTGATGTGATCAACTGTATCTTCAAGGATAAAACACTGAGAAGCAATCCCAGAATTGTTGGGTCTCGTCCGAGGCCGTATGACATGCAACGGCATATCTTTGATAGAAATAGGCCGGGAACACATCAGAAATTGAGAATGATGCGCCAATTGGTAGATGCTTACCCAGATAGGATGTTGGTGGGTGAAATCATGGTGGAGTTGCCAGGGGAGCCGGAGTTGGCTGCCTCATTCTTGGGCAGGAACAGGGATGAATTACATCTCTCCTTTGATTTTTCTCTTGCCTATACGCGATTCAATGCAACCAAGTGGCAGCGAAGTGCAAAGCGATGGTGCGAAGCAATTGGGAAAAATAGAATACCGAGTTGGGTACTAAATAATCATGATATACCACGAATAGTAAGCCGACTTTCTGGAAATGTGGCAAAAGCGAAACTTGCTGCACTGTTTTTGCTCACGCAGAGGGGTTCGATATTCTTATACTACGGGGAAGAATTGGGTTTGCCAGATTCCAAAGTCCCTTGGAAATCGATCAGAGATCCTCTAGGAAAACGGTATTGGCCGGTTCATCCAGGAAGGGATCCAGCAAGGGGACCGATGATATGGTCCAATGAAAAGGGATTTGGTTTTACTGATGGAGAAAGCTGGCTTCCATTTGCCTCCAATGCTGCCTCCTATGCAGTAGCAGAGCAAGAGCAAGATGCTTCATCCATGTTGCATTACTATCGCGCACTGATTGGAATGAGAAGAGAAGAGACTGTCTTCAGACGTGGTACTTGTGCATATCTCGATACAAACAACAATCATGTTGTATGTTATGTACGCGAATATGGAGATGAGAAGCGATTGATGCTTCTGAATTTCAGTGGTCGGAAACAGAGGGTTTCCATCCGTGACAAGCATTATCCAAAAAGTGACTGGATTTTGCGTTTTACTTCACAGCGAATGTTGTCAGATGCCAAGGCCGAAACATTTATCCTTCAGCCTTGGCAAGGTTGCATCTACAGTCTGAAAAGCAGGTCATCATAG
- a CDS encoding ParA family protein translates to MAKTISFHLQKGGVGKTTISGTLACQSALDGYRTLLIDVDPQGNASSWFLKEAPLFELADVVQGKCYIQDAIIPIPQIQNMSLLPTFGIGGTLKLYAETKLAEEPFVLQDLVHEVSESFDRIILDLSPGLGRLERAALISSNEVITPMTPEVFSLDGLEIFIDELAKLKKNLRSTVSHSKIIINSFDNRIKQHRDIYNAACEGVFTVYKIPVDPLFRKAQEAGYAPQLFKSRGRGLKESTVGAIKTLNKDIWR, encoded by the coding sequence ATGGCTAAGACAATATCATTCCACCTCCAGAAAGGTGGTGTAGGAAAGACTACCATCTCAGGAACACTCGCTTGCCAATCCGCATTGGATGGGTATCGTACGTTGTTGATTGATGTTGATCCTCAAGGAAATGCTTCTTCTTGGTTTTTGAAGGAAGCTCCTCTTTTTGAATTAGCTGATGTTGTCCAAGGGAAGTGCTATATCCAAGATGCTATTATTCCTATACCACAGATACAGAACATGTCATTACTTCCTACCTTTGGCATTGGTGGGACATTGAAACTGTATGCTGAAACAAAATTGGCAGAAGAGCCGTTTGTTTTACAGGACTTGGTGCATGAAGTTTCGGAATCATTTGACAGGATAATCCTGGATCTTTCTCCAGGCCTCGGTCGTTTGGAACGTGCAGCGCTTATCTCCAGTAATGAAGTCATTACACCTATGACTCCTGAAGTATTTAGCCTTGATGGACTTGAAATATTCATTGATGAATTGGCAAAATTAAAGAAGAATCTTCGATCTACTGTGAGCCATTCAAAAATCATCATAAATTCTTTTGACAACAGGATAAAACAACACAGGGACATTTATAATGCAGCATGCGAAGGCGTGTTCACTGTGTATAAAATTCCAGTCGATCCTCTTTTTAGGAAAGCTCAGGAAGCAGGTTATGCTCCCCAGTTATTCAAGTCAAGGGGACGAGGGTTAAAAGAGAGTACTGTAGGAGCTATCAAGACACTTAATAAAGATATTTGGAGATAA